TACTGGTTAGACTTGGGATTAAGACATAACTTGGACGTCATGCACATTGAGAAAAACATTTGTGATAATGTGTTGGGAACTTTGATAAATATTGATGGCAAAAGTAAGGACACTGCCAATGCGCGTAGGGATTTGGAACATCTTGGACTAAGGAAAGAGTTACATCTACAACATGATGGTGAACGTACTTCTATGCAGTGTGCATGTTACGTGTTAAATGCAACTGAGCGAATGAGTCTTTGTGCTCGGTTGGCAGACGTCAAATTCCCTGATGGTTTTGCCTCAAATATTGCCCGGTGTGTCAACATTAGTGACGGGAAAATATTGGGAATGAAGAGCCATGATTGTCATATATTCATGCAATACTTGTTGCCGGTTGTAATTGGTGGGTTCCTACTTGCTAATGTGCGTCGAGCCCTAATAGAGTTGTGcttgtttttcaaagaattatgttctCGAACACTAGATAAAACAGTGTTGGAACGGCTTCAAACAAATATCCCCATCATTCTCTGCAAACTGGAAATGATATTGCCACCTGCGTTTTTCGATATCATGGTGCATCTTGCTATTCATCTACCAGACGAAGCGTTGCTAGCAAGACCTGTTCAgtataggtggatgtaccccTTTGAGAGGTATATGGGTAAGTTCAAGAGGTACGTTCGCAATAGAGCTCGTCCAGAAGGATCCATTGCTGAAGCATATGTTCACGTAGAGTGCTTGACATTTTGCTCTATGTATCTTAATGATATTGAGACTAGACATAACCGAGAGGAAAGGAACATTGATGTTGGTTTATGCTCCCAACAGCCAAGTTTATCTGTTTTCTCCCAAAAGGTTCACCCATTAGGTGGGGCAAAAATAATGGTATTGCCTGATACCATGTTGTCCAAGGCTGAGTGGTACGTGCTTAATAATTGCCCGGAGATTGAGCACTATATAGAGTAAGTGCACCCTCGTGATGTTATTAACTTGGAATTGTCTTTTATCGTAAGTTTATAACTTAATGTCGATTCTGGTTTTTGTAGTGACCATTATAACAAGATGAAGGAAGAGGGCTTGAGTAACTTCGAGCATAGGCACCAAAGTCAATTCCCATCATGGTTCAGAGCACGCGTAAGATTTcccttatttaaatataaacaatACCCTTTAATGGAAAAGGAGCTTGAACATGATTCTGAAGTCATTTGTCTAATTTCAATGTAGATTGCGGAGTTGCATGCAATGACTCCTCCTGAGGTGACAGATGACATATATGCATTAGCATGTGGACCAGATCCACTGGTCGCATCATACCATGGCTGTATCATGAATGGAATTCGGTTTCACTCGAAGAAGCTCGAAACACGTCGACTCACCCAAAACAGTGGGGTTGTTGTTTATGGCAACCATCAAGGTAACCCTGTTGACTACTACGGCCAGTTGACGGAGGTCATAGAATtacgctacatgggttggcgtaagTGCTTCttgttcaaatgtgattggtgggacatTGGCGACAAGAGAAGAGGGATACAAGTTGGGGATCATTTCACAAGTGTCAATACTTCgaggcaatggtataaagatgagccttTCGCCCTAGCCTCCCAAGCATTGCAAGTGTTTTACATTAAGGACCCAACTTTGGGGGGAAGTTGGCATGCAGTACACAAGATATCAACTAGGAATGTTTACAATATTGGGCATAAATCATCAGAAttccatgatgatgatgatgatgattcctCCACTGTTGACGTAGAAGACGATAGTGACACTGATGTTAGGAACTATGGTCCTGTTGATGAAAATGATGGATTTCTCAATCCATTGACCCGGGTCGGGGAAGAGCAATTACCAGTTGATCCATCAACCATATCTAGATCACAATTATCCCCAGTAGGTGATGATGAGGACACTGATAATGATGACGTGCAAAACAGAGATTTTTTGGATGGAGAACATAGATGACGGGGATAATGATGGTACTAAATATGACACT
The genomic region above belongs to Carya illinoinensis cultivar Pawnee chromosome 4, C.illinoinensisPawnee_v1, whole genome shotgun sequence and contains:
- the LOC122306194 gene encoding uncharacterized protein LOC122306194, with the protein product MDRAWMHIEDRMRSNEYAEGVKKFIDMAKAHALGRDCIRCPCRRCRNRSFHPISMVEDHLFIVGIDTSYTEWIFHGEEETLQYTTSSDEEGIDDYSYNDYIDDVDEMLDYIRVGSFMDNSSSPEGEADRVPQGHTAHTPIPPNFDELLDDAKMPLYPNCSKFSKLSFIVKLLHIKTIGGWTVKSFDMVIKLHFLKHISLPHITRLANYNVVWALVTKRYMWASSTSTQHRLPKKVLRYFPLKPRLQRLFVSKKTAQVMRWHKTERVDDTTHMRHPTDSQVWKDFDRKHASFAEDPRNVRLGLASDGFNPFNNMSKPYSIWPVLLVPYNLPPWLCMKDPYLMMSLLIPGPKALGNDIDVFMRPLIDELIELWEERVRTYDAYKREFFVMRATLLWTINDFPAYANLSGWSTKGKMACPTCNAETDSLWLVHGRKHCYMGHRRWLEVDHSWRQKKNAFNGKEENRLQPKLITGHALLEQLNEVSDVQFGKSTSKKRKCLPNELNWTKRSIFFELPYWLDLGLRHNLDVMHIEKNICDNVLGTLINIDGKSKDTANARRDLEHLGLRKELHLQHDGERTSMQCACYVLNATERMSLCARLADVKFPDGFASNIARCVNISDGKILGMKSHDCHIFMQYLLPVVIGGFLLANVRRALIELCLFFKELCSRTLDKTVLERLQTNIPIILCKLEMILPPAFFDIMVHLAIHLPDEALLARPVQYRWMYPFERYMGKFKRYVRNRARPEGSIAEAYVHVECLTFCSMYLNDIETRHNREERNIDVGLCSQQPSLSVFSQKVHPLGGAKIMVLPDTMLSKAEWYVLNNCPEIEHYIDDHYNKMKEEGLSNFEHRHQSQFPSWFRARIAELHAMTPPEVTDDIYALACGPDPLVASYHGCIMNGIRFHSKKLETRRLTQNSGVVVYGNHQGNPVDYYGQLTEVIELRYMGWRKCFLFKCDWWDIGDKRRGIQVGDHFTSVNTSRQWYKDEPFALASQALQVFYIKDPTLGGSWHAVHKISTRNVYNIGHKSSEFHDDDDDDSSTVDVEDDSDTDVRNYGPVDENDGFLNPLTRVGEEQLPVDPSTISRSQLSPVGDDEDTDNDDVQNRDFLDGEHR